The following are encoded in a window of Phaseolus vulgaris cultivar G19833 chromosome 3, P. vulgaris v2.0, whole genome shotgun sequence genomic DNA:
- the LOC137805871 gene encoding pectinesterase inhibitor 3-like: MQTQPISTIAFTVFLLLFSPPRAAAVRPPPNPLRSSCAQARYPVLCFQTLSNFSNPTAKPLDLAQAAVRASLVRTRALSAYLGTLKAASQGFGPRQRIAVSDCVQQISDSVSELSKTLNELQHLRDGTFQWQMSNVQTWTSTALTNGDTCISGFNAAATTGNVKLELKQRVTDVAMLTSNALYLINRLADSVTGKSRSNSGN; the protein is encoded by the coding sequence ATGCAAACGCAGCCAATTTCCACTATCGCCTTCACGGTCTTCCTCCTCCTGTTCTCTCCACCACGCGCCGCCGCGGTAAGGCCACCACCAAATCCACTTCGTTCATCGTGCGCGCAGGCCAGGTACCCCGTTCTCTGCTTCCAAACCCTCTCCAACTTTTCCAACCCCACCGCCAAACCCCTCGACCTGGCCCAGGCCGCCGTCAGGGCGAGCCTGGTCCGTACGCGCGCTCTCTCCGCCTACCTCGGGACGCTAAAGGCCGCGTCGCAGGGTTTCGGACCGAGGCAGCGAATTGCGGTGAGTGACTGCGTGCAGCAGATATCCGACTCGGTGAGTGAGTTGAGCAAGACGCTGAACGAGTTGCAGCATCTCCGCGACGGAACCTTCCAGTGGCAGATGAGCAACGTCCAGACCTGGACCAGCACCGCCCTCACCAACGGCGATACCTGCATCTCCGGCTTTAACGCTGCCGCCACCACCGGGAATGTCAAGTTGGAGCTCAAGCAAAGAGTCACCGACGTCGCCATGCTCACCAGCAACGCGCTTTACCTCATCAATCGTCTCGCTGATAGCGTCACAGGGAAGTCTCGCTCCAATTCCGGAAACTGA